The following is a genomic window from Micropterus dolomieu isolate WLL.071019.BEF.003 ecotype Adirondacks linkage group LG04, ASM2129224v1, whole genome shotgun sequence.
TTCTTGGCTTGTGGCTCTTTAAAATGAAGCAATATCTACTTCTGTCTGATCACTCATTGAATGTTATTGGCTTAGTcagtaatgagaaaaaaaagaacagtcaGGCAGGCCTGTGATAAGAACAGACAATTGTCTCATTCGGCCCAGATAAAATgtgggagtggctttggagggaggcctgaaacTGGGAAAACCTTCAGAGTCTCTTGCTAAATTCTCCAACGTcacctaccccagctttaacaaACAAGTAAGTCAGTATGTGTGTCTGATGTGCTTGATCAGCCACAAGAGGGAGACTTAACAATGATGCATCAGCAGCAGAACAGTTCGTCTGCAGAAGATCATTTCAGCACATTAAATAAACTGTAACCATGGCAGGCATTTTAAGTATATAACCAGCAGGTGTAATGAACATTAAGGATGTGAGACATTAACTTATTATTCGCTGTCCTATCAAAAGCATGTATCTCCCTAAGgtcaacttttcatgagctgtgacagacagtttgtagaGTTGAGACTGTGTTTTAAAttcatttatcttaaaaaatgtgacaaatttCTCCTGATCCTTAAATTCATATGAAAAATTTGAAAGGAATGTGGTTTTCATTGGACAGTGATGTGTATTTATAAAGATGTCCCTCTGTTTACAGTATAACATAACAGACACACtgtactattattatttctatataAATATGAACAAATGTAAGGTATTACCTCAGATGAGCTActacattgtttttttccctgccttttctcttcttctccctctctatTTACGGCAGACATTACTCCCACCATTCTGGACTGGTTCTCTGTTCCCTACCCGTCCTACAGCCTCCCTGGCAGCCCTGCCAACCCGGTCCACCTCACCGGGCGCTCTTTACTTCCTGCTCTGGTCACTGAACCTACTGACTGGCGAACCGTCTATGCCAGCCAGTCTCTCCACGAGGTATGCGAGCACCCGTCGCTTTCAGACAGGACGTCACCCCACTGTCTGTCAGAAATAGCCTTTCATGAAGGAATCAAACAAGGCCTTGACTTCTCTCCTGCCATTTTTGATTTCAGGTAACCATGTACTACCCAACCCGCTCCGTCCACCAGGGGGCGTACCACCTTCTCCACAACCTACACTACCGCATGCCCTTCCCCATCGACCAGGACCTGTATGTGTCACCCACCTTCCAGGACCTGCTGAACCGCAGCCGGCAGAGTGAGCCCACGCACTGGTTCAAAAGCCTGCAGCAGTATTACTACAGAGAGCGCTGGGAGCTGTTCGACTCCAGGTCTGTTACCGCTGCTCTTCTTCCAGGGTTCATCATGTGTTCATCATGTTTCAGTGTTCACTGTGATGATTCACAGATAAATATCAGTCAGTTTGGTAAGTGAGGATGTTTGGTAAGTGAGTTTGGAGGTCAAAGTCCCTAAGCAGAGTAATACTTGACCTTGATTGGTGGATGAACTTCCTCTGATTTAAATGAGGTACACCTGCCACCGTTCatattttagtaatttagtGAAAGGGAAATGGTCAGAAACTGCCACCATAAAGGAGACAAAATGTACTaaaacaaaatctgattttataGGAAACAGGCGCTCACTCACCTTGCTGCAGGTGAGGTACAGGTGTACTCCAGGACCCTGTGAAGTAATtgttgggtgtggttacaggATAAACAGAGCACACCAGGGCTGCGTTGAGCCCTAACAAAAGGTAGCAGGAcgtttatttaaatgaaactgtgCTGCCTTGAACGCCCTGTTGTGTACACAAGTGGTCTTCCTTTTTAATAGCAGTATTTATATACACATCACTGCAGACTGGGTAACACCGGACACCAAACAACAGTGGCAGTGGTGGGCCAAAGGTTATAGAAGTGAGCTTGTGACTGGGAGGTTGCCGGTTCAATCCCCAGACCAGCAGGataaaatctgggtgtggaaagtaaactaagcatttaccaccactgaggcCCTGCTTAGTGGCTAGTatgaatgtgatcagggccttcctgcaaaagagaggcttcctctcagtgaagctcccctgAATAAACGTCATTCAACCTGGAAAGATTTTAGATTGGTGAAACAGGCAAAAACACTGCATTTGAGCCTGGTTCTCAAAGGTAGTCTATCACTATTTAAACTACCTTTGTCGACTACCAGTTTATCtgtcaattatttatttactgttgttttgaAGCACTATATAAAGTGGAAGCTATATCAATGGAAGAAGCTGCTGGTAATGAGTTATAAGGTTTTTATAATAAGTTTCTACTTGAAAACCAAAAAGATGCAAACTCTCATGCAGCTGGAGGTGCACCTCTTTGCTGGGACTTTGAAATTAGTAGTCAGTAGAAAGAGTCCCTGTAGACAGTCACCTGGTTGGGTCCACCACATCTGGAGACACATGTCGTGCTGGATTTCTTCTCCCATGCCCCCCCCAGGATGTCTCTCGAACTGTGAACGGACTCTGCACAGAGGCGCTAAAGTAAGAATTGGATGCTTGCTTTTAGTGCTGAACCGATCGGTTGAttcacagaaaatgaattgCGTATACTTTTGATAGTTTGTCAGTCATTATTCACCAAATATTCTCTGGATCCAGCTCCTCAAATATGAGGATTTGCCCCTTTTGTCACTGTAACTCATAAATCCCTCAGTGCCAAAACGAGTTAGGTCTTTGTAAAGAGCAGTCAGGGATGCTTGCTTgcacttctttctttttatttctcttgttGTTTTGGGACTGAAAtactaacaaaaaaaagaggcaGCTTGGGCAAGTCACTGAACCCCAGTTTGCTCTTGATGGTTGGCCAGCACAGAGCGTGGTAGCTtgctgccatcagtgtgtgagtgtgtgtgtgaatgaccTTGTAAAGGGCTCTGGGTAAAAGTGCTTTATACTGTAAAGTAGctttgaaaagaagaagaaatttttcttttgaatttaacTTGCTTTTAATACACCGTCATTCATTTGGTTCATTCAGTTGGCAGATTTCTTTAGAATTAATGTTTTAAGGCTTGTCTGGGATTTTCTGTAGCTACCACTGAGAAGACAAGGTCAtctcctctgtgttttcttctgctgGTTACTTTTAGgccaataaaatatttcttcacCATACTGTTATTCCTGGCAGCATGGCAAGAattttgaaacagcatttagatCTTCATGTTGGGaattaaaacagtaaagctTTATTATACCATCAATAGTTCTAATAATTTTTTAGAAAACAAGACATATCTAATTTGATGCTAATTACAGGGAAAATGACGACATGGTGAAGATGTCTCTTGAAAGAACTGCTCCATTTGAATAAAACTATAttcaacaaaattaaatttgaacAGCTATCTGAGTAAATAAGACATGTCAAATCCAAGACTTTGTTTTTGGTTGTAGGGTTTCAGAGGACGGGAGGTGTTTATCATTTCAACAGTTATTTAGTATTTCTAAAGTCGTGGCTTCGACCCTGAATCTGTTGATGATGCTGTTTAAATTTGTATAAATGCTTCATCAACACAGAGCAGACCCACTGGAAACGAGGAACCTGGTAGCAGACCCGTCCTACAGCGCAGTGCTGGAAAATCTGAGGCAGAGTCTGCAGAAGTGGCAGTGGGAGACGGGGGACCCCTGGGTCTGTGGACCTGACTATGTCCTGGAGGACAAATTACAACCACACTGCAGACCACTCTACAATGGACTCTGATGGTACTTTAACTCATCTTGATTGACATGATATCCCCATACATGAAAACATTCTTCTTATAAACTAAAttgcatttatttgtatttttatttttgtatgtcaGTGCTGATTTAATgctcaaaaataaacaaaacttgaGTGACATTAATTCCTAACATTGTTTCTTGTATAGTATCTTTCTTCATGGTGCAAGATAATTTCATCATTCCAGCTAGTGGTCCTTCTTATCGGTTtctatacatttaaaaaggtacATTTTCCCATCATCCAGACCTGTATAACCCTGTTTCATAGAAAGGCAACATGATTACCTACTATTTAACTGAACAAATGTAGATGCATATGACTTTGTTTTAGTCTCCACTGTTGTTTTCCTACTGATAAGCTGATTACACAGGTGGAGGAGTTCATGAGGCATGACCGGTGAGGCCAACAAATCAATCAGGAAAAGGGTTTTATTGATTCCTCAGAGCTTCATATAGAAAACTGTTCTATGGAACAGTAGGAACAATTTGGATCAATAAtcaaattgattttattttatttattttttactcctAATGTGTCCATTTTCAATGAAGTTGGACTGTTTTGAAGCCATGCACACCGATTCAGCTTTGTTGCACACCTTTGTTTTCACTATAACCTCCTCATTAACTTAATGGGACATCTTTGAGTTTTGACCACTTATATCAGTGTCTCTCCTGTTCCACTGATGTTAATCCATTTCACTTTTACCTCTGCAAGCTTCAGAAGGGCTGACATCCCTATACATCTCCAACCCCCTCATAGTCCATACCCAACACACACCAGATCATAATCCGCCCACCTCAATTTTGATTTGATGAACGTCCTGGGTCACGATAACGTCGTCGTGTCAGCCTATATAAGCAGCAGAAAGTTTTCCAAACACCCAGCAAAATCTAAAGACTCTGACcaagaacagaaaagaaaagcgCCGTTTTCCTCTGCGTAAAAAGTGCCAAGACATGGAGAGGTCAGTTAGGTTTGCCGTGGTGTGCGCCGCAGTGTCTCTGCTCATCTCCTGCCATCCAGTCGAAGCTTGGTACAAGCAGTCGACCGGGCCCAGTTACTACTCGGTGGGTCGTGCCTCCGGTTTGCTTTCCGGTATCAGGAGGTCACCGTACGTCCGGAGGTCCGAGTCCGAAGAGACGCTGATGGACAGCGGGGAGACAGCAGGTAACAACGTGATTCCAGAGACTAACAGGCAGATCTCCATCCTCAAAAACATGGTAAGTAGCCTACAGACTTTATTCCTGTTTGTATAATAAAATGATGATAGCTTTCCCTTCAGCATCATTAAGAGCCACATTTAGACTTTAGCGACACAAATATTGAAGTTAGAAATATTAAGTAAACAATCCCTAGTCAGATTAGATTGTACTTTTGATTTTTACATCATAAAGACGACGAAACAAATAGCTGAGATATAAATTGTCGAAAAAGTTCAATAACTGGTGCGTAAAGGCGCACACCGGCGGATCAAAGCGCAGCGAGCAGCACTGAAGCAAGACATTTTCTGAATTTTAAATCATCACCTCCCGACAACACCAGAATAAAGccaagaagaaaaggaaaatatagGAAGAAATAGTAATATGGGGTTTGTTGAATAAGCGACGGTTCCACTTTTTTATTGCGGCAATAATCTGGATATTCGTTTTAGAGATAAATTAAAAGCATATAAAGGTCAATTAGGGGAGACTTTTAAGATAAATGAAAGCGGAAGAAAAGATCAACAGAATCACTAAAAGAATTTTGCGGGTTTTCGTTTGTTTCACTTGTTTCACTTTAATTCTCTCACCACTTATTTTCCACTCCTGCAGGCCATCTGCGTGAAGGACATCTCTCCAAACCTGAAGAGCTGCGAGCTGCTGCGGGACGGGACGGGTACCTTCCAGTGCAAGGCGGACGTCTTCCTCACCTTGGACTCCCTGGACTGCCTGTCCGCGTGAGTCCCGGTCGGACCGGCGGAAACAGTCCTGATCCCCCACCAAGCCCCGGGAGCGCTTCTCTGGAAACGAAAAAGTGAAGGAAAGGAATGAGGGAAAACCCGATCTATTGTCGGCGATGGACCGCTGCAGACTCTGAATGTTCtcttattgaaaaaaaaaaaaaaaaacaacaccacacaaACATTCAGTTTTGCTTTGGTTGCTTAGacagaaatataaaagaaaaaaataaagacaaataaatcGGTGAGAGAGATGTTAGTTGAAACCATTTTCTTTCCAGATGACCTCCCATCTTTACTGTTTAACACCTGACATGTACCCGCCGTTGACAAAATTTATTAAATGTCCAGAAAGTTGACTGCAGAGCAGATTTCCTGTAAAGTACTTTTATTTAGCCTATTTTATCTATTAAAACGAACAAACACTGGAAACCTGTTGTGTGGtttaaatgtgtctttaaaTATTGAACTAGTGGTGGATGACAAGGGAAAAGTAAGTGATTCAGCACTGCCTTGATTTGTGACTTATCCATTTACATGGTCTttaaagaaaactgaaatatatcaaaatacaGATGTCAACCtatcacatttattttgtattgtagTTTCAGTACAAACCATAAAATAACAGTCCGAATACATGGTGTATAAGACTTAAAGAGTAGAGATACAGAATGAAATACCAATAATTATTCTGACAGTGGAAAAGAGGGAgaaggaaaaacacatttgaagcaTTTAAATTACATGACATCAAACCCACTTCTTCATAAGGCACTTGGGGGtgttttttcaattttcttCCACCTTCAGTAACCATATCAGAGCGTATCAGTCATTACCATATCTTGTTTattagagaggagctggtgtgATAGTCAGTTGCTCAGGGGAGACTTCAGCTCAGTCAGACCCCAGCAGAATTAATGCCACACAAATCACATATAGAGCGGCATCATCCTGTTGACAAATCAGGGTTTGTGAGCGTGTGTGTCTCATATTGGAACAATAATCATCGGGGTGATGTTGGAAGCTTCAGGGATGTTTCTTTAATAGCCTACTAGGTATGAGAAAAGTGTATGTAAACACCCGCATCATCGCTGACTGGTAAGAGTCACGGGAACGAGTGAAGGCACAGATTAAAATGAACcgagtgtgtgtgagcacaaTCTGGGGTGCATTTACGGAGATCACCGCCTCATTAAGAGGGTGTGACGCACAGGATGTGGACAGCAGAGACACTGTGTTGGATGAGCGGAAAGCACACGATGGTATGCATGAGTGAACCCTGCGCTGAGCAGGGAAACAATAAACTGAacagtaacccccccccccggtgTTCTGCTCCCCCACACACAGGAAGAGATGGGCAAATAAATGGCAAGTGTATATATCAAGTCCTCAAAAAAGTAACATCACCATTCACAGTCTGATCATATAGTAGGCCACAGTGCAAAAATATAAATGCCCATTACTCTAGACATAGGTTTAAGTCAACATTGTAGGGCTCAACCCCACGACAAAGGATTAGCCAAGTGTTCCTTCTCCttcaaggttttttttaaacagtttttcaaAGCTACATGAACTCAAGCATCACAGAGGATGAAATGCAACAGTGGCAAAGAGCGTCAGAGACAATAGCTTGAAGGAGATGATCTTCATGTTCATATTTGAGTATTTAAAAATGAGACATCCAAAAGGTCGACAGTAGTGACTGCCCGCTGGCAGTTACAGGAGCGAAACGGCCTCCAGGTTCTCTTTGATTATCGTGTCCATTACCACCTGGAAGACGACCTGGATGTTAGAGGTGTCAGTCGCCGTGGTGAAGTGGTGGTAGATGAGTTTGCTAGGCGTGGCGTTGAGCGAGACAAAGGTGGCTGCGATGAAGCGTGCGGCTGAGTCCACATCACAATCTGCACCTGGAGGAGAGATATGGGGTGGGGGAGGATCAGATTTTACAGTGAAACATCTGGCTTCTTTCCACAGAAAGAATCCCAACTAGGGGTCTTTGCACACCAGGCGGTATGTAGAAAGATTGTGAAGTTGCTCACctaatttgaaataaataaatgaaattatgatttaaatatttgtcaaggaggaaaataaacacacaaattgcATTATAAATCTTTGTGAGGCTGACTTCCCACATTTCTTGTCACAATAACCCATAAACTAGCAACTATGCGATTGAGACTTCATGAACTAGTTACTAAGTATTTGttatgcagtaaaatgtcccctCAGACTAATTTGACATGATTacattgttaatactgatgcatcagtGTGTAAGTATCAATGTACTCTTGTAGGTGCTTAAGGTGGAGCAAGTTTTAACTACTACAGTTAgctagtccagtggttcccaacctaggggGTCAGGCCCCTCCAAAAGGGTCATCACATAAATCTGGAGGGTCATGAGGTGCTTCATGGGGcaggaatattttaaaaaactagtTCTGCTGCACACatctgttgtatttttctgactttttctctagtctttgtcttctttgtttATTCTGAAATATTGGATCATTTcaacagttatttaaaatgaaacaatgtgAGAAGTTTAGAGGGTAAATGTTAGCATTTCTAACAAAGAGACAACTCTTAGACATCTAGAACATGACAATAGGCCCCAACTAGATGCAGGGAGCGTGAGTAAATCTAAGCAAGTAGATAAGTCGAGATATTCGTAATGGATAAATGGTGCAAACGTCCACCGTTTGCCACTCTAAGTGGTAGTAATCATAAAACACAGCGACAATTTTAGGACTGTCttgtatttaaaaattttaatgcaTGCAAAGAGATTTACAATTGTCAAATATATCAGAgattgcacgcctctggagcaacctggggttaagtgtcttgctcagggaaacATTGGTGGAAGTGTCACAGACACTGCGCCATCGCCACAATGTGCacttttatataattaataatgttATAACATCTATAGAAATGATTTCAAATGAACACATTAGGAACatccgcgaccctgtatgcaggataagcggttgatgatgaatggatggatggacattagGAACATGACAGGTTGATGTTGGTAACGGGCTACATGAGCTCATATGATAGGGCTGTGGGGGtacatcaaacaaaacaaaaaaaggttggGAGCCTCTGTCATCATATCTGAGGTCAGTATGGAACTGACTCTTGCTCTGCTGGCAGACCCCAATCCCAGGAGTTTTAGCATTTATATTGACATTTGCATGAGAGCAGAGAGGACCCAGCCCCTGTTGAGCCCACTGAGATCATTGTGTGTGTCNNNNNNNNNNNNNNNNNNNNNNNNNNNNNNNNNNNNNNNNNNNNNNNNNNNNNNNNNNNNNNNNNNNNNNNNNNNNNNNNNNNNNNNNNNNNNNNNNNNNAATGTCCCCTCAGACTAATTTGACATGATTacattgttaatactgatgcatcagtGTGTAAGTATCAATGTACTCTTGTAGGTGCTTAAGGTGGAGCAAGTTTTAACTACTACAGTTAgctagtccagtggttcccaacctaggggGTCAGGCCCCTCCAAAAGGGTCATCACATAAATCTGGAGGGTCATGAGGTGCTTCATGGGGcaggaatattttaaaaaactagtTCTGCTGCACACatctgttgtatttttctgactttttctctagtctttgtcttctttgtttATTCTGAAATATTGGATCATTTcaacagttatttaaaatgaaacaatgtgAGAAGTTTAGAGGGTAAATGTTAGCATTTCTAACAAAGAGACAACTCTTAGACATCTAGAACATGACAATAGGCCCCAACTAGATGCAGGGAGCGTGAGTAAATCTAAGCAAGTAGATAAGTCGAGATATTCGTAATGGATAAATGGTGCAAACGTCCACCGTTTGCCACTCTAAGTGGTAGTAATCATAAAACACAGCGACAATTTTAGGACTGTCttgtatttaaaaattttaatgcaTGCAAAGAGATTTACAATTGTCAAATATATCAGAgattgcacgcctctggagcaacctggggttaagtgtct
Proteins encoded in this region:
- the npb gene encoding neuropeptide B; translated protein: MERSVRFAVVCAAVSLLISCHPVEAWYKQSTGPSYYSVGRASGLLSGIRRSPYVRRSESEETLMDSGETAGNNVIPETNRQISILKNMAICVKDISPNLKSCELLRDGTGTFQCKADVFLTLDSLDCLSA